The nucleotide window GCACCAATACCCGGGGTATATGCGCCACCCTGATTACACCAACCAGCAACATTACATTTATACAAATTACCTTCAACATCGGCAATTGTGCTTCCAACTGCATAAGGTTGTCCTGCTGGATAAGTTTGGTAACCGCTTGGTGCAGCTTTTGGGTGTACTTCTTTCCACGCACCCTCTGTACCTGTCAATGTATATTGTGACATATTACACCAGCTAGCTTCAACACAAGCATATACACGCTGACTTGTTGCATCTTGTACTAGATCACCAACTTTATAACTACCAATACCTGCTGGATAAACCGGATAATTACTCGCTGGTTTCGCATGACTATTTCTTACAACATAAGAAATAGTTCTGGTATCATCTGTTGCGCGATAAACGTAAACACGATTATCTCCGCCAGCAACAAATTTAACCGTATTACCAGATAAAACTCCAGCGCGAACTTTAAGTGAATTGCTAAATACATACTTATTAACCGCATTGGCTACTTGTGTTTCTGCTTTCTCAGGAGTACTAACAGTTACAGCAGGAACCGTTTCTTCAGTACCATTAACTTGCAAGGCAAAAGTCAGTTTGTCTTTAGCTTTAACCAAAGTCGGATTTACCCAGCTACTTAATTTTTCACCAACCGGAGTCCAGGTAGTAATTACCGGATTAGGGTCTTTTTTCTTGGTTAAGCGATAGCTATATTTAACAGTTGGATCTGAAATTGTATGATTAAGATATACATAATTCTTGGTTTTATCATTTTCATTATAAACAACACCACCAGTTGATTTATTTAATTCACCTACTTCAACATATCTCGCATGAGTAGTGTCACTATTAATTTTAGCAGCAAGAACTTTCTCCCAATTATGAAGATTATTTGCTGAAATTGACAGTGAGTAGCTTTCAATTATGCTCTTCACTCCATTTTTAGTTCCAGATAACTCAAAAGTAACCAATTGCCCGGCTTTTGGTGCAGCTGATTCCGCCGCTAGATTAGCTGGCCATGGACCAAGACTCTTATTAAGTACTGTCCAAATCTGCTCAGGAGGAACTACCTGTCCACCTTCTACCTTAACATCTGAACACGAGATGAAATTTTCCCCAGCAGGATCAACCCGTTGCCAGATAGTAACCATCACCTGTTTTTCATCACCACTCATCTCAGGCAATTTGCATTTCCAGCTTGAAGTCTTGTCGCCACTATTAACATACGGGTCGGCTCCCAATGCACAAACTAAATGCAAATCTTTCCAGCTAGGATTTGGCTTATACTGTCCAGGTGCATAATGCGTAATAAATACAAAGTTATTACTGTTTTTATGCCATGCAGAATATGACCAGTTAAACTGGATATCATGCCCAGAACTGATTTTAGTCATCAAGTTATCAGGCAATGACTTATTAAGATCCGGAAAATATTTGGCACTACTATTTTCAGTATAACCACATAAGCGATCATCTTGTATTGGATAGTTATCTTTATAAAATGCCAATGGACCAGTACCATTCTGTTTAGGACTAACATAAGCATTAATCTGTGTTAATGTCATACTACCAAGTTCCTGTGTTGGCATATTATTAGATATCTGATTTGGATTATATTCGATTAAGCCAACCTTGTTAGTATCAACAAGATATGCTGTTCTTGAATAGGGAGCTGTTTGATAGCCATGAGCAAATACCTGACCAGTAGCAAGCGCTAATAGTAGCGTAATTAATTTATTTTTTTTCATATGAATTTCTCTTTTCTGATAAATTATTTTTACTTTTAGGCAGGCTATTTATATTAAATCCTGCCCAATATTAATTTAAAATTAAATAACTATTAAAACCCAAGGTTTACCAAATTGTCAGTATATGCACCAGCTGGATCCCAAGTATTACCACCCCAAGCACTAGGGTAATAATCGTTACCAAGTGCCCACACCATTACTCCACCATAGTACTGGTACTGAGTTGCAACTTTTACAGAGCTAGTATATTCAGCAAGGATTTTTGCATTTCCTGCTGCAGTTTTTTCTTCATACGCCCACATCGTTGCATCACCACCTGCAGTTTTATTTGCTACTGTACCAATTAAGATTTTTGTTGTACTTGGAATACATACTTGATTACCGTTTTTGTAAAGCTTGGTTACTGGATCAAGAGTACCACAATCATTGCTAACCGTTTGGTTCATTGCTTTAGCGATATATTGATGGAAATCAGTATAAGTTTCATCACTGAAGCCACCATTTTCCCGAGGAATCTTGATTACCCCTGGACCAGAGTTATAAGCTTGAAGATTGATATAATCAACATAACCAGCCGCAATTGCTGCTCCATAATCGTTATTTGTAGTTCCTGAAGCTGTTAAAATAAAGTTGCTTGGCTTCGATGAATCAACACTGGTTGGGTTAGATGGATTGGTTACTCCGACCCCATTTGTTGATGCTTGAGGTGCAGTTGATACCAAATACCCCATCTGATGCAAAGCTTTGGCTAATTCGGTAATATTATTGCCAGAATCATTTGCTTCTATATCCAGATCAACACCAGTAACTTTAACTGGAGTGGTAATCTTGCTATTGATATAACGAATGTCCGCATCTAACGATTTGGCTAATGTTGACATATTTTCCGCAGCATTGCTACCGCCACTAAATGAATGGCTACCATTTTGACCACCAAGACTAAGCAACATTACTGTTCCAGATTTAGCATTTTTGGATACTCTTTGGAAAATAGGAACCAATGCATCATCTGCATTATTTGCACAATTTACATGATCCGCATCACAGGCAGAGAAACCAACTATTAAGACATCATATTTAGCAAAAGCAGCATCAGGGATTGCAGCAAAAGCTCCCGTTGCAGTACCATCAATATATCCTACAGCAATATGGTTGCCTCCAGAAGGTTGAGATTTATGTTTAAATGGTACAAGCAAAGTTGTATTTGCTTTAATAGTGCCAGTAACTGGTGCAACCACTTCATATTTGCTAGCAGCGCTAGAAGTTACATTAAGTGTAACTACATCACCTTTTAGCAATTTAAGATTACTAGTTCCATTAGAAGCTGTCAGCTGGTTAAATTTATACTGCTTGCCCTTATAGTTATCTGTAAAAGTAATTGTTGCAGTATCACCAGCATCAAGACCAGTAATTTTTAGCTTAGCAGGAACAATATTTGATTCAGGTTGAGCAACCAAACTGATTGCTCCAAGCTCAGTCGTTTTATTAGCTTTTACTTGAGCTACTTTATTTAATGGATTATAGAATATTCCTTTGATTGCATCTGCCAGACCATATGAAGTTAAAGTATAACGACCCGCTGTCAAATTGCCAACATTGACAGTCTTACCAAATTCAGTATTCATAGTCGCAACCATTTGGCTTTCAGCATTAATAACCGAAACATCTAGAGTATTTTGATCTATTCCAGTTGGTTTATTAATACTATAGCTTATAACGCCTGTAGTAACTTTAGCTGCTGAAAACGATGCCGATTCATAAACTGTCTGACCAGCAGCCAATAAAATTGGATTTGGTGCATTAAACATAATTTTTGGTGGCAAAGTATTTGCAGGAACAGTCAAAGAATAAGTACTAGGTTTAAGTCCATTAAGCTTTTGAACAATCTTGCTTTTTACATTACTATTGGTAATTCTTGCAATTACTGATTCAAATTGTCCACCTTGACCAGCAAGAACTACTGGAATATTACAGATAGTTGGCTCTTGACAAGCAGTAACCAGTTTACTAGTATTTATTGTCAGATTTATGTTACCTGGTTCAACTGGAGTAACTTCGCCATCAGAACTAACTACAGGGTTTACTGGAGCATTACCAAATGGAGAATTATAACCATAGCTGATTTTAACTGATGCATTAGGAGCAAGTACTCCGCCAGTTTCAAGAGTTATTGATAGCTTGGTTGGTCCATTATCATCAGTTATACCAACAACACTTGTTTTTATTTCCATCCAAGGACTAACGGTGCTATATGCAAAACTACTTGGATCTAGACTGGTCGAATCTTCCATGGTTACCTGCATACCATCAAGGCTCTTTGTTTCACCACAACCATTGGTAATAACAAATGAACCGCTACCATAATATTGACCACTAGACTGAAAACTTGAACTCGTAACAGCAAGACACGCAGTAGAAGCATTAGCGGCTTTACTAGCGGTTTGTTCCGTAACCAATGATTGATTTAATAATGGTGTGGCGTACTGTTTAGTTGATGAGAAATCAATAGTTCCAGCAACAGGCACTGAACCAGAAGCAGAAGAAGTACTGCCTCCACTATGGCAGGCACCTAATCCGGCAATCAAAATAACTGGTATAATTCGTTTAATTTTATGTTTCATGCTTTAACACCCCTTTAAAAGTAATAGTATGATTCTTAAAATAATTGCGATAACAATTTCAAGACTTCATTCTACCAAGGAAAGTTAAACATGAAAACCGTCCAAAAATGACGGGGCTCGAGAAATAACCTTATAGAAGGGGAATTACATAAAATTCAGTTAACAACGCGAACTCGGGATAAGTTAATTAGTAAAATTAACCGCCAACGGCGCTGAAAATACTTCTTTATCAAAAGCTTTGTCACCATCTTCTCTAGCAATACCATCAGATTTTAGATTTACAAAATCATAAGACGCAGTATCCATCAGGTGCGACGGGACAATATTTTGCATTGCTCGAAACATAGTTTCAATCCTGCCCGGATGCTTTTTATTCCATTCGGTTAACATATCTTTGATTACCTGACGTTGCAGATTTGGTTGAGAACCGCATAAATTGCATGGGATAATCGGAAATTCTTTAATCATTGCATAACGCGCAATATCTTTTTCGGCACAATAAGCTAATGGACGAATAACAACATTACTACCATCATCACTCACTAGCTTAGCAGGCATACCTTTTAGTTTTCCACCGTAGAACATATTTAGAAATAGCGTTTCAAGGATATCATCACGATGATGTCCTAAGGCGATTTTCGTTGCGCCAATTTCTCGCGCCACCCGATATAAAATCCCCCGGCGTAAACGCGAGCATAAACCACAGGTCGTTTTACCTTCAGGAATCACCCGTTTCACGGTAGAATAAGTATCTTCTTCGATGATTTTATATTCTACCCCAAGACTTTCAAGATAATTTGGCAACACTTCCTTAGGAAAGCCCGGCTGTCCCTGATCAAGATTTACTGCAATAAGGCGAAATGATATTGGTGCGGATTTTTGAAGACTCATCAGAATATCAAGCATACTATAACTATCTTTACCACCAGAGAGACAAACCATTACAGTATCACCAGCTTCAATCATATTATAATCATTGATAGCCTTGCCAACGCCAGCGCGTAAACGTTTTGCCAATTTATTTATTTCGTATTGCTGATCCATAGTGATGCTTTTATCTGATATTTAAGAGGTTATTTTATATGTTGATGCAACAAGAATTGCAACTGAGATTACAATTTTAAAGAGGACAATATTATACAGTAATTTTGCACTACGTTTTAAGAAAAAAACGACATACAGATAATTTATTAAAATTATTTGCTGCATAGCAACATGATGATATAAAATAGGCGTTTGTCCATAATTCTTAGTCCATCTTTCTAAAGGTAAAATGTTAATGAGTGGCTTCCAAAAAATTGAAAAACTAATTAAAGAACATGATATTAAATTCGTTGATTTACGATTTAGTGATACACTAGGCAAGGAACATCATGTTACCCTACCAGCCGATGTAATCAGTGAAGATTTATTTAAAATCGGACATCCTTTTGATGGCTCTTCAATTGAGGGCTGGAAAGGAATTGAAGCATCTGATATGTTATTACGACCTGATGCAAATACATTAAAAGTTGACCCATATTTTGATGATGCAACCCTATTTATGACTTGTGATGTTGTTGAGCCAGCGACAATGGAAGCCTATGATCGCTGCCCACGCGGGATTGCCAAGCGAGCTGAAGCATTTATCAAAGAAAGTGGAATAGGTGATACTGCTTATTTCGGTCCAGAGCCAGAATTTTTTATTTTTGACTCGGTAACTTTCGGCGCTGATATGAGTGGTTGTCACTACAAAATCAATGCTGAAGAAGCGGCATGGAGTTCTAGTGCCGAGATTGAAGGTGGTAATACTGGACATCGCCCAAGAGTTAAAGGTGGATATTTCCCTTTACCACCAGTAGACTCACATCAAGATTTACGTGCTGCTGCCTGTCTTACTCTATCTGAATTAGGCGTGCCGGTTGAATTACACCACCATGAAGTAGCAACTGCAGGTCAATGCGAAATCGGGACTAAATTTAGTAGTCTTGTTGAGCGTGCTGACTGGTCACAAATTTTAAAATATGTAGTGAGAAATACTGCTCACCGCTATGGTAAAACTGCTACTTTCATGCCAAAACCAATCGTTGGTGATAATGGTTCTGGTATGCACGTACACCAATCAATCTGGAAAGGCGGCAAAAACCTATTTGCGGGTAAAGAATATGCTAATCTTTCTGAAACTGCCCTACACTATATCGGTGGGATTATTAAGCATTCAAAAGCCTTAAATGCAATCACTAATCCAACAACTAACTCGTACAAACGTCTAGTACCGGGATTTGAAGCACCAGTAATCGTTACTTACTCAGCTCGTAATCGTTCTGCTGCAATTCGTATTCCATTTACTACATCAGATAAAGCTAAGCGAATTGAAGTTCGTTTCCCGGATCCGATGGCTAATCCATATTTAGCATTTAGCGCAATGTTAATGGCAGGTATTGATGGAATTATCAATAAGATTGATCCAGGTAAAGCAATGGACGTAAATCTATATGAAATGCCAGAAAGTAAACTAGCAAAAATCCCTCAGGTTTGTTCTAGTCTAGAAATGGCACTGGAAAATCTAAATAAAGATCGTGCGTTTTTAACTCGTGGTGGCGTTTTCACTGACGATTGGATCGATAGTTACATTCAATTAAAAATGCATGAAGTAACAACATATCGTATGACAACTCATCCGATTGAATTACAGATGTACTATAGCCTGTAACAGCCTGTAGAAAATGCATTTAAAGCCACTAATAAAGCTAGTGGCTTTTTTAATTGAAAAATATCGGGTTTTGTGAGAAAATCGGGGGTTATTACTTTAATAAACCCAGCAGTAAGGTTACTATACCTAAAAATTAAGATTTGACCAGAAAAGTTACATAAAAGCAGTAACTTACGACGCAAAGAAAAGTACTATTTACAATGAAATTTTTAAAAATCAAAAAAAGAATACTCGCATTAGCACTAATAGCGGCAACTATTATATACCCCGCCGTATCAGTAGCCGATGATATTAATGATTTAAGCGGAGTTTCATCTGATGATAGTAGCTCGGATA belongs to Aquella oligotrophica and includes:
- the ttcA gene encoding tRNA 2-thiocytidine(32) synthetase TtcA, whose translation is MDQQYEINKLAKRLRAGVGKAINDYNMIEAGDTVMVCLSGGKDSYSMLDILMSLQKSAPISFRLIAVNLDQGQPGFPKEVLPNYLESLGVEYKIIEEDTYSTVKRVIPEGKTTCGLCSRLRRGILYRVAREIGATKIALGHHRDDILETLFLNMFYGGKLKGMPAKLVSDDGSNVVIRPLAYCAEKDIARYAMIKEFPIIPCNLCGSQPNLQRQVIKDMLTEWNKKHPGRIETMFRAMQNIVPSHLMDTASYDFVNLKSDGIAREDGDKAFDKEVFSAPLAVNFTN
- a CDS encoding glycoside hydrolase family 18 protein, coding for MKHKIKRIIPVILIAGLGACHSGGSTSSASGSVPVAGTIDFSSTKQYATPLLNQSLVTEQTASKAANASTACLAVTSSSFQSSGQYYGSGSFVITNGCGETKSLDGMQVTMEDSTSLDPSSFAYSTVSPWMEIKTSVVGITDDNGPTKLSITLETGGVLAPNASVKISYGYNSPFGNAPVNPVVSSDGEVTPVEPGNINLTINTSKLVTACQEPTICNIPVVLAGQGGQFESVIARITNSNVKSKIVQKLNGLKPSTYSLTVPANTLPPKIMFNAPNPILLAAGQTVYESASFSAAKVTTGVISYSINKPTGIDQNTLDVSVINAESQMVATMNTEFGKTVNVGNLTAGRYTLTSYGLADAIKGIFYNPLNKVAQVKANKTTELGAISLVAQPESNIVPAKLKITGLDAGDTATITFTDNYKGKQYKFNQLTASNGTSNLKLLKGDVVTLNVTSSAASKYEVVAPVTGTIKANTTLLVPFKHKSQPSGGNHIAVGYIDGTATGAFAAIPDAAFAKYDVLIVGFSACDADHVNCANNADDALVPIFQRVSKNAKSGTVMLLSLGGQNGSHSFSGGSNAAENMSTLAKSLDADIRYINSKITTPVKVTGVDLDIEANDSGNNITELAKALHQMGYLVSTAPQASTNGVGVTNPSNPTSVDSSKPSNFILTASGTTNNDYGAAIAAGYVDYINLQAYNSGPGVIKIPRENGGFSDETYTDFHQYIAKAMNQTVSNDCGTLDPVTKLYKNGNQVCIPSTTKILIGTVANKTAGGDATMWAYEEKTAAGNAKILAEYTSSVKVATQYQYYGGVMVWALGNDYYPSAWGGNTWDPAGAYTDNLVNLGF
- the glnA gene encoding type I glutamate--ammonia ligase produces the protein MSGFQKIEKLIKEHDIKFVDLRFSDTLGKEHHVTLPADVISEDLFKIGHPFDGSSIEGWKGIEASDMLLRPDANTLKVDPYFDDATLFMTCDVVEPATMEAYDRCPRGIAKRAEAFIKESGIGDTAYFGPEPEFFIFDSVTFGADMSGCHYKINAEEAAWSSSAEIEGGNTGHRPRVKGGYFPLPPVDSHQDLRAAACLTLSELGVPVELHHHEVATAGQCEIGTKFSSLVERADWSQILKYVVRNTAHRYGKTATFMPKPIVGDNGSGMHVHQSIWKGGKNLFAGKEYANLSETALHYIGGIIKHSKALNAITNPTTNSYKRLVPGFEAPVIVTYSARNRSAAIRIPFTTSDKAKRIEVRFPDPMANPYLAFSAMLMAGIDGIINKIDPGKAMDVNLYEMPESKLAKIPQVCSSLEMALENLNKDRAFLTRGGVFTDDWIDSYIQLKMHEVTTYRMTTHPIELQMYYSL
- a CDS encoding lytic polysaccharide monooxygenase → MKKNKLITLLLALATGQVFAHGYQTAPYSRTAYLVDTNKVGLIEYNPNQISNNMPTQELGSMTLTQINAYVSPKQNGTGPLAFYKDNYPIQDDRLCGYTENSSAKYFPDLNKSLPDNLMTKISSGHDIQFNWSYSAWHKNSNNFVFITHYAPGQYKPNPSWKDLHLVCALGADPYVNSGDKTSSWKCKLPEMSGDEKQVMVTIWQRVDPAGENFISCSDVKVEGGQVVPPEQIWTVLNKSLGPWPANLAAESAAPKAGQLVTFELSGTKNGVKSIIESYSLSISANNLHNWEKVLAAKINSDTTHARYVEVGELNKSTGGVVYNENDKTKNYVYLNHTISDPTVKYSYRLTKKKDPNPVITTWTPVGEKLSSWVNPTLVKAKDKLTFALQVNGTEETVPAVTVSTPEKAETQVANAVNKYVFSNSLKVRAGVLSGNTVKFVAGGDNRVYVYRATDDTRTISYVVRNSHAKPASNYPVYPAGIGSYKVGDLVQDATSQRVYACVEASWCNMSQYTLTGTEGAWKEVHPKAAPSGYQTYPAGQPYAVGSTIADVEGNLYKCNVAGWCNQGGAYTPGIGAHWADAWSKL